Below is a window of Arabidopsis thaliana chromosome 2, partial sequence DNA.
aaaatcaagttgctttggtctagtggtaaaGGAGAGAAAAGCTTCTGCCACCTGGATTTGAGTATTATTGGCCACCGGAGTTCGAATATAAACCTTTACGATCACCtgagttataaaaaaaacacacacacaaggaaaaatgtatgaaaaaacaataatcacTGAGAAATGCatttaaaacttttacaaACAACTGATTcgatttattaaattaattttgtttcttacaatgTTTTGGAATAAAATAATCCTTACAATAATTCGATttattaaagacaaaaaaaactagaatcaAAGCTAACATGATAGAGAGAACTTGCTTCGAGGGATAGCCGAGAGAAATCCCGATGAGGCCAAAGATCATCCGTACTAGTGGCAAATTACCATAGATTGGTCAAAACAATTATTAGTCAAAATAGCAATAAGTTTGActcttttggtttgatatgACTAGCAAAAAAGATATTAGTCAAAATAGCAACAcattttttagtatttgactcaaatcagtatatatatagctatATTTATAAGTGgacaaaatgtaaataaatttaacaatgAGTTTACATCTAGTGCTCtgtctgttttcttatttgcttTTAACACAAGTGGCCGAAGGAAACATTGATGTGAGATTTTATaacttttggtttgttttcatcattctctaaaatttggtgttttcaatttcttaagaacttttttttgcagtcaattttaaaagatttcgATTGTGttgatatatacaaacaacCGGCTTTCCAACATCCATTGTTGAAACACCACAAGATTCAGGTATAGTGAAATACAGTTTCTGTAATAGAGCATAGTTAATCTTGtagttctatatataatatttcttaatCTTGTTATTCTTGTGCTATGGTTTTAGGAAAAATTCAGTTCAAATGAAAAgcttaaaagaaaagatgaatatcaaccaaatgaaaaatattgtCCAAAAGGAACTGTACCAATTTTAAGACAGAGAAATGGAACTGAGAGCTTTCATCCTGACACAGTCGAATATCCTGGCCAACATGTATAAATTTCACATCACAAAAAATAGCGTTTTTCTCCTTATTTCTAGTGTTGTGTAATGAAACATTACACTCCTTATTTTTCACGTGGTAAACAGTTTGCAGTACTCGAAAATATGTTAGATGGGAGCATCTATCGAGGAGCAGACGCTCTGATAAGTCTTCATAATTTAACTCTACTGAATAACCAATACAGTAAAGATCAAATCTGGTTAGAGAATGGACCTCGTGATCAACTCAATAGCATACAATTTGGTTTGGCGGTAAGTTGTTAACAAAATGTGTActtcatattaattatttagtaatttcatacttatattcaaatatctaaaGTGTTTtcatgaatttcaaaattttgatacagGTGCATCCAAGATTATATGGCGACAGTTTAACGCGATTTACAATATACTGGACAGTGAGtaaattcattattttctcaattatgGCAAACCAATAAATACAatagttcttttcttttcttttttataattaaaaaccaataatccatgattataaaattaaaataatactttactctttttatttcattagGGAGATGGCTATAAAAGAACTGGATGCTATAATACAAAATGTCCTGGATTCGTTATTGTTTCTCGAGTTCCCTTGATTGGAACAATTTTTGCTGATACTTCTGTTTATGGTGGTAACGAAACAGTTTATACTAATCCGAAAGTTTTTCAGGTAAAAAATTATCTACTTCATATATgttcaataatttatttcacgAGAATTTTGGaatctctatttttataacgtaggttataattttaaattttaaattaggCTTTGAAATACTCCAATCCATCCTAATTAgaatttcttgaaatttttaaGATTCCTTgagtgtttcttcttcaaatcacatatatacttataaatttcacagattttgttttaagtctttttctgttttaaaattatttaggATGGTTTCAGCGGAAACTGGATACTAAGAATATTTGACCGAGTTGTTGGTTACTGGCCTAAAGAGTTATTTACTCACTTAAACAAAGGAGCTTCTTTGGTACGCTTTGGAGGAAATACATTTCCATCTCCGGACGGATTTAGTCCCCCAATGGGAAATGGATATTTTCCGTCTCACGATTTTTATAAAAGTTCACATTTTTCAAAGGTCAAAGTTAAGAATTCGAACTATGAAAccattgattttgaaaaacagagaacaagaCGTTATGCAGATTCTTACCAATTTATAGACTAACGTATTGGGGTTATAACCAGCATAATAGAGTATCCTTCTCTTATGGAGGACCAGGTGGACAATGTGGTACTTGATGATCaataaatcaaatatgtaTCAACCAAAGCTATATCAAATTTGCAAGAGAAATAAACTATATCCATGTTGTTGTGTATGACaagtattttaaatatttataaggcATTCAGGTGGacaaagatatataaactACCTCTTCCAATACAAATCTTAGGCTAATTTCGTTTTCTTACAAACatctttgttttatcattCCAATTTTATGAAATCTTCAGAAATAAAATGTGGTTCTTCCATAGatgtatatagaaaattagagTCATGCTATGAACACAACTAATGCCCTAAACGGCGAATTCCACATAAGTAAATAAGCTTTAGATAGTTCTTAAGCGATCTTTTGGTTAGAAGTAGATACCAAAGACATGAAGAAACTAGTGAATAGATCAAGAGAACAATGGGTTAGTATGTgaaggcaaagaagaagaggcatAATCATCCAAAAGACTCAAAGACTCTCAAGTCACGTGACTTGTATACATGATCAAACGCAAAACGCAAAACTGGTCTATGATGACTCAAAGCTCCTAACTCTAGGTGTTCGATACAACTAACTCCCCAAATCCAAATAACCTCGAAACTGGTTTGAAGGTTTTCTGAGTCTCATAATTTAACCTAACAAGTTGACAAAAGAGAAGTATCAGCTATCACCACCTGCATGATTTGGCTTGGTGTCTGGTGGATTGTGTTTTGCAGCTTTTGTTGTGTCAAGGATCACGACCCGCCCGTCAACCAACTGTGATCCATATAACAAGACTTCATGAAGACTAAGTAACATAACCAGTTCCAAGAGTTGACGATTTTAGATTATCTCAAGACAATAGTTCCATTATCTAACATATCTTGTTCTAATGCTCCACCAGGGGATTCACAAgtaaattatcaaatctttttcttcataacaGGAGAAAGCTATAAGTTTGAAAGATCAATACTGTGAAAGGGTTTATACGAAAATCGATTCGAATGGAGTCTTTAGACTTATCTGAGATATAGAATTTCAAGCAATGAATTCTCAAATGGAGAAGGGAGTTTATACCTGGGCGTTGAGTTCTAATAAAGCTTTCTCGGCTTCTTCTTTAGATGAGAATGTGACATAAGCAAACCCTTTTGGTCTGCATCTGATTTTGTCCATTATAACATCCACTAAAGCAAccaaaagttgaagaagacaatCAGAATGAATGAAAATACTGAAAACCTTATGTACAAGTGTATAGACTCTTAACTATCTCAAACTAACTCtgataaagataaagagataTGTAAGTGAAGGTGTACAACTAAATTGCTGTTGGGATTAGAGACTGACCTTTGAGAACTTGACCATATTGAGAAAATGCTTGGGTTAATGTTTCTTCAGTGCTTGAGAAAGATATGCCTGCAGCAAAAATCTTCAGTTCAGTGACAGTAATACAAGTCACACACAGATCAAACAAAGACACAAAGCTTTTACATCTAAAGTTCGAAACTTTTAGATTGGTAAGACACTATGTGGTAGTTAAGCAGTAAATTCACACATACCCTATTGTTGTTTCTATcaaaataagaagaattgGTACAATCACAGCATACATACACAATAGCTATCTCTAACCAAATTGGCACAGTCAAAGTCACAACCTTTAAGACCTCAAAAACCAATTGAGGACATACCCGATTCAAGGAATTAGAAATCAGGAAATGGGTAGTTAGATTCGTGAAAGAAGGATTAAGAATCAGAAAAGTCGCAGATAATAACAGaggaagagggagagagagagagagagagagacctttAACGAAAAGCGTAGAGGAGAAAGATCTGGAGAAGAGGAGAGGAGTGAAGGAGCGATAAAGGAACTGGGTGAGCATTTCTTTTGAAGCCGTGGCTGTTGCCGCGATCTCACCGCCGGCGAAATCACACTCTATGAACTTTATTCTCGCTGTTGTTCTTCCGTTCCATTTACCATataataaaccaaatttaagTCCACGTCAGCAATTCTAACCACActgtaaaaaaacaaaacatcatcGCTCCCTGagagcaaaaccctaatcgtCGATTCTGCTACATTCTTCCGGATTCTCAGCTGCTGAAATCTCCGGTGAGTGTTCCCACACTCTGtcaattttggttattaaaattttgtttcatttcttttgattgatttttagtttaaaaatgtcaaattgaATGCTTTTTCTCGAGAATTTGAGCTAAATTACTGcaattttgtttcagttttcatgGGCTTCTACAGCCATCACGTCCTTCCTCATTCTTGCCATCGATCAAGCTCTTACTTTCTCAGTTCTCAGTGTCGAtagattctcttctttggtttaGCTGTTCCACTCTCTGATTTTACTTAGCTTGATCCTTCCGAATGTGAAAATGTTTCTGTTATGTTTATCTGAAATGTGGACTCATGAATCTGGAATTTGAGCAAACAAGGGTTTCTTCCGAATGTGAGCTTGAATGCttacaaattttgaatctttttgtttatttgtttgctctcttcattttttaattgatcTGGTCACCTGAAATGAGTTAAGTTCGACTTATATAGAAGCTATGTTCTGCAAATCCACATTGATGATTTTACcattttgttaatttggaTGAAGTTGATCCATCAAGAAACACTTTAAGACTTATAATTGTTGGACTTGATCTGACTTTCTTTTTGGGTACTGACCATTTATGCTGacaattttgtattgattCAATATCATTTATGGTGTCAGATGGTTGTTGTTTTTCTATCTCTGATTGTTGTTATATGGGTggcttctttcttcaaaattttcttccGAGCTACATCTATCTCCAGAGCCACTATTCTTGATGATGGCAAGTATTTCGAAGATGATTAATAACTTCATCTTTTAAATgcttatccttttttttcagAGTTTGATATCTTATTATTGTATTTGATTTCAGGGAAGAAAAATGTGATGTTTGTTATCGCACATCCTGATGATGAGTCAATGTAAGATTTTGAGATTTAATGAAATGTTAAGATTAGTActattgttcttcttcttatgttttCCTGAGTCATGGACATGCTTGACAGGTTCTTTTCTCCAACAATAAACTACTTCACTTCCACTGCCTGCAATCTTCACATCTTATGCTTCTCCACTGGTAATAATATACCTTTCTAGGTTGCTGTTTTGCTTTCCTTTTCAAAGTTGTGGAATTGGTAAAGGACTGAGAAATTTCTAGTTTcattgaagagaagagattgatatCTACTTAAGTTAAACCATTAGGTTCATTTTCCATAGTAaagatgaatttgttttgtttcaggtaACGCTGATGGTATGGGAAGCATTAGGGACCAAGAGCTGCATCGGGCATGTGCGGTGCTCAAGGTAATCCCATTTGATAAAGAAGGAATCTGTGATAATGATTCTTGTCATTGTAATGAAGAACATGTTTTTGctaatatatattgaacatGATGCAGGTTCCGCTTCAACAGTTAAAGATTCTGGACCATCCAAATTTGCAGGTTTAGTAGTTCTATTATATCTCCCCAACACATGTGTATCTTTACATTCACCATCTCATACCGAGTATATTACTATTTACTCTCTCGCAGGATGGTTTTGGGCAATTATGGAGCCACGATTTGCTAACAGAGATCATCGAAGAAGAAGTCACTAATCACTATATCCACACAGTATGACTTAAAGACACTTCAGGATATTACTTAGATATATTTCTGCATCTAATTCTCTATGTGGTGGTTTTTTCAGATAATAACATTCGATAACTATGGTGTTTGGGGTCATTGCAATCACCGAGATGTGCATCGTGGAGTATTGTACGTCTGACTTCTTTCAATCCTTTAAGTCATAAAACCACAAAACCATTCCTCATCACTTTGTTGTACATGCAGAAAGTTCTTGCAGACTAATTCAGGAAGAAATGTCAAAGCTTGGGAACTTGTAAgtctttctttcctttctcGGAACTTAAGAGTATCTGCAAGCTCCTATTGATTGTAAAATCGATTCAGCTAAAAGAATACATGGTTTTTTGTACGTCCATCAGGTAAGCCTTAATATCTTTCGCAAGTACTGTGGACCTGTCGACATTTGGCTGTCTATTTTATCCGCCAAAAGACATCCGAGTAAGGTAATCATCATAAACAAGCAGCCTTGGAAAAGCTTCAAAGCAATGGCACAACATTTAAGCCAGTGGGTTTGGTATGTCTCTCCTTCAccaaacattatatatattctttttaccTTTGACCATGATGAATGTGAATAATGATAAGAACTGAAACATGAATCTCTGCGATTGTGTAGGTTTCggaagctttttgttttgttttcaagctATACATATGTGAATACACTTGATAGAATCAACCCTGAGTCAAACGAGCTCTTGTAGAGTTGTTGTAGCTCGTAATGTTGGATCATTGAGACAAGTCATtgatattttactttttcatttcttgttgTCACACTAGTATATCACAAGAAGGTAAGTGTTCTTCTCTCTGATGAGACACCATTTCAACATGGTTTAACACTAACAACATATAACAATACAAACTTGAGAATTGAAAACTTGCTTGCTTTACACTTGGGAAAGGTCATCGAATTGGAATCAAAGTAGACAATCATCAtagataacattttttttctttatggtaCTTTTCTTGTCCACTATTATAGCATTAACAATCCTAGAACGAGCTTTCATATTTCTGGGTTTGTTCTGAGTTGGGTCTAATTTCGACACGACAATATCATGCTTGACTTGTTCTGTGTTGGAAACTTGAGAGTCTCGCAAGGGTTAGTACTTAGTAGAATTCTACTGAAAATTTTCCCTTTTCGTCAGCTTTTGCAAAAGAAGTGTTCTTTTTCCCTCTCTTATTATTCAACTTTTACAACTAAGtacataaacaacaaacatttgCATACATCATGTCATGGATGCAcaagtttatttttcattattctgATAAGGGTAATCGCCCACCATTGATAGGAATACGAATTGGTATATCATATACTATTAATACAGAGCAATTCATGTTACATTCTCTATTCCGTGGCTTTGCCTTTGCGTCGGTTGTTGCCGCCACAGCTCGTCTCCAGTACATAACAGACCATAGAGTCAACGTCATCCCCAAAAATGCTATAAGCTTCCATGGCCTGTGCGTAGCTAAATCCCATCGACAATACCATCTCGATACTGCTGCTCAGCACCGTCTTTTCTTTTACTGCCTCTGCTGGTTTCGAATCGCTGCCTGAAGGTCCTgcttcaaaatttaaaaagccTCAAAATGCTTTGTTTCAAGTATATTCTAGGTGAacagattcaaaaaaaaaaaaaaatacttactAGCTCCAGAAGATGATGTCTCAGCATTCGAGGTGGATGATTCCTTTGGACCAATTCGTGGCTTAGACCATTCCATAAGATACTCAGCACGAGAAGCTTCCATTACCGACCGCTCTATTTCCTTTTCCGTAAGCTCAAGGTCAGAGTAAAATCTCCCTTCTGCTAACAGCGCCTGGAACAGAGACATATACGTAAGCGGTAACACACTCAAGTCAGATTAGTATATCTAATTACGGATGGGAACGGGTAACTTGCATTATCAATTTGATGTTCTTGCTGAGCCTTTATAGCAGCTTTCACCTGTTCCTTGTCCACGTGTCTCTGGattcaaaacaagaaatataatttcaaaaaaacaaagatccGCTAcctttcaaatttgaattatgCTTGATTGCATCAGttgaacaaagaagagaaaaagtaaagataGCTTAACTATACATACCCCACTAAGGCTACTAAATCCAAGTCCTGCACCAACTGTCAACCGATGTGGATCCACCAAAGAATTATAATGATTCCCGTGGTGGTAACTCAGCCTTATGGGAGGTGTATCCGTGCTGTAGTTTCCTTGAAATATGTTGATAGGCTCTGTAAGAAAAAGCAatacattttgtttcataaatttCTTGTTACACTAAAGAACATAAAGAGCTTTCATAATGTGAATCTTAATCGCACCTGTGCTATATGAGTAAATGTGGATTGGCCTATTGTACATTTCTGCTAAAGCTTGGATCTCTACGTTGTTTCCATAGACCTATCACAATTGTATCAAAGAGGTTTCAAAAGAGATTGTTGGAACCGAAGGCTAACAAAGTACAGCCATGGATAAGAGCAAAGCACcttatctcttcttttcctcttcaAGTAAGAGGTAAAACCTTCGGTTATGAACTGAGAAAAGTGATCCCTCTCTTGTTCCTAAACCATTCATTGTGAAACCAGTAAGTTCTACAAGTTCTTACCATTAACACTAAAAACAGTAATTCTGTGCTCCGTCCAAAACAAGGTACATgcaaaaaatatgattatatttacAATACCGAAGTTTAAAATGTATATCATTAACGCATACAAGTACATGCCGTTGttactctctttgttttacTCCACTTACCTTTAGATTGATGCTGTCTTGAACCCAAACACATAGTCATATATATTAGCCATCAAATGGTAAAGATTTATGCTTTTAACTATTATTCCTTTCTTGGTGGATGGTTGACTAGAAACTAAGAACGCAACACACAGCCTACCAAACAAGGTGAATAGCCTATCCATAAAGTACAATCTTAGAAACTTTACTTAATGTATCGTTGTTCCAATATATCTTTCAAGTGCAAGTCAGTTTCCTAATCTAGCTCATGTTCTGGTCTCAAATGCTAAAATTTCGTCAAAACAACCTAgttcagaagaaacaaaagaaaaaaaattaccatGTAATCCATGCACATTTGTCTAGCCAAGTCATATGCCTCTGAGTCCCCATATACTTGATCTGCAACAGCTCGAAAAAGACAATTTCCATCTTCCAACATCCGCCTAATTTCAAATCCTTTTGAATATCTAATCTCTGCTTCAAACTGGTGTTCTCTTTCCTGTGAGAGAGGAGAGGAATTAAATAATGACTAAGAATCCGAGCagtcaaaacatttttatttcagaaaacaaacttACCAAGCCAGAGCCAGGATGAGAGGGCACATAGCATGGCATATGCTCATCAGAACTATTATAGCCCTCGTTCTCACTGTGTGATCTTGGAGAAGAAGGATGTGATCCAGTTGGCGAACTCCTACTGGAAACAAGAGAGCGAGGCCCAGCAGCTCTTCGTGTTGGTCCAATTCGTAAAGCGCCAAAACTTCCCAAAACCGATCTGTTACTACCAGGATTGACAGTGGAAGAAGGTTTTGGTGGTGGAGCTGGTACGGGTGGTGAATCAGAGTTACTGCCACCGCTAACTGGAGAATCACAATCTATACCTTCACTTTGAACATGAACATTTTCTGCAACTACCAAcccttcatcatcttctctatcCGCAGGTTCATCACTGTCCACAGCTACATCTTTAGCATCAGAACACTCTGCTTTTTCAACTACAGTAAcctcttcttgtttctcatCCGTAATTTCTTCATCTATAGTAACAGGAGGAACCggaatattattgtttatctGTGTTTCTGATCCCGAGGAAGAACtagatgaggaagaaggaCGGCTAGAGTTGGAAGAACTGCCTGATGAACCTCTTTGAACCAAAATCCGAGTCATGCTGCTTCTTAAGTCTTTGCTGTCCTAATCAAAGATGAAAGATTAGAGAATATCCCAAGGTTTGTCCCTAGTTCTTGCTTTAGGACCTACGATAACAATCCCTTGAGAGAGGGATTCCTTCCAACCGTTCTCCACCTCGCAGCAAAACGTTCTCTGCATTCCCCTACCAATCATCAAGATTCCCAAGTTTTCTTGGAATTTAGATCCGAAAAATTCCCCAAAAACAACCACCTTTACAATCTCTACTTAACCATACAGAACCAATATCGAAACACACATGAAAACTGACACAAGTTGCAGTAGTTTAGCTCAAATTCTCCTCTTTTCCCGATATAGGAGGAAGCTATAAACATGaccaaacaacacaaaaaccaatcaaattgaccacacaacaaaaaacaacacgACAACATTCTCTGCATTCCGCTGGCAACCATCAAGAATCCCAAGTttttaaacaatcaaacaacaCCTTCTGATTTTCTTAGCAAATTACATCCGAAACATTCCCCAAAGACACCACCTTTACTATCTCTCTACTTGACCGTTGTGAATCAATATCGAAAACTTAAACAGAGTTGCAGTAATTTAGCTCAAATTCCCTTCTTTTCTTCGAACCCATATCGGAAAAAACTACAAGATTGACCAATCAAATTGACAACacaatacaaaaacacaacaacgTTCTCTGCATTCCGCTAGCAATCATCAAGATTCCCAAGTTCTTAGACAATCTAACAACAGTTTCGAGTTTGTTGCAAATTAGATCCAAAACATTCTCCAAAGACAACACCTTTACTATCTCTACTTAACCTTCtgatacaaaaacacaacaacgTTCTCTGCATTCCGCTAGCAATCATCAAGATTCCCAAGTTCTTAGACAATCTAACAACACTTTCTAGTTTGTTGCAAATTAGATCCAAAACATTCTCCAAAGACAACACCTTTACTATCTCTACTTAACCTTCtgatacaaaaacacaacaacgTTCTCTGCATTCCGCTAGCAATCATCAAGATTCCCAAGTTCTTAGACAATCTAACAACACTTTCTAGTTTGTTGCAAATTAGATCCAAAACATTCTCCAAAGACAACACCTTTACTATCTCTACTTAACCTTCtgatacaaaaacacaacaacgTTCTCTGCATTCCGCTAGCAATCATCAAGATTCCCAAGTTCTTAGACAATCTAACAACACTTTCTAGTTTGTTGCAAATTAGATCGGAAACATTTCCCAAAGACAACACCTTTACTATCTCTACTTAACCTTCtgatacaaaaacacaacaacgTTCTCTGCATTCCGCTAGCAATCAtcaagatttttccaagttcttAGACAATCTAACAACACTTTCTAGTTTCTAGCAAATTAGATCCGAAACATTCCCTAAAGACAACACCTTTACTATCTCTACTTAACCAATATCGAACCAATATCGAAACACAcatgaaaactgaaacaaagtTGCAGAGTAATTTAGCTCAAATTCCTCTATTTTCTTGGAAACGATAccgggaaaaaaaaagctataaaCTTGACCACATAACacacaaaacccaaatcaatttgacatttttagcctaaaaatcaatcaaaagaaaggGATCGAAATGAAATAAAACGATCATTAAATGGCGATAATCGAAACCCTAGAAGTTGACCACAGTATGGAAAAGCTCACCGGAGATTTCAGCAGCTGAGAATACCGATTCGAGATCCGTCAGAGATAGAACAAGTTTCCGGAAGAATGTAGCAGAAATCGAAACAATTAGGGTTTGGCGAGAAGAAGAATGTAAAATTGGGAgcgatgatttttttttgtttgattgaaaaaaaaattgagaggaaatgttttttttttttttaaaccgtCGTTGGGGTTGGAAGAGACGGCGAAGATGCTGACGTGGACTCAGCGACTATGTTTCGTCAGTGCGTTGACACGTGTTCTCATCATTGCGgatattgtttttgtatgtgttttagattttatggattttcattttaatcGTTGGgttcaaaactttaaaagcCCAAATTCATAAAATCCATAGTTATATCATTTTAAACTacataaatacaaaacaaatatttacatCTTCGTGATATCATTTTGATCCTCTACACATCTAAGATATTATTATCATCTTGgttttctacaatttttacCTTCCTTACTTTGAGTCTTTGATTGTATATCATCTTCAAAAATAT
It encodes the following:
- a CDS encoding N-acetylglucosaminylphosphatidylinositol de-N-acetylase family protein, whose protein sequence is MFVIAHPDDESMFFSPTINYFTSTACNLHILCFSTGNADGMGSIRDQELHRACAVLKVPLQQLKILDHPNLQDGFGQLWSHDLLTEIIEEEVTNHYIHTIITFDNYGVWGHCNHRDVHRGVLKFLQTNSGRNVKAWELVSLNIFRKYCGPVDIWLSILSAKRHPSKVIIINKQPWKSFKAMAQHLSQWVWFRKLFVLFSSYTYVNTLDRINPESNELL
- a CDS encoding N-acetylglucosaminylphosphatidylinositol de-N-acetylase family protein (N-acetylglucosaminylphosphatidylinositol de-N-acetylase family protein; FUNCTIONS IN: molecular_function unknown; INVOLVED IN: biological_process unknown; LOCATED IN: endomembrane system; CONTAINS InterPro DOMAIN/s: N-acetylglucosaminyl phosphatidylinositol deacetylase (InterPro:IPR003737); BEST Arabidopsis thaliana protein match is: N-acetylglucosaminylphosphatidylinositol de-N-acetylase family protein (TAIR:AT3G58130.2); Has 35333 Blast hits to 34131 proteins in 2444 species: Archae - 798; Bacteria - 22429; Metazoa - 974; Fungi - 991; Plants - 531; Viruses - 0; Other Eukaryotes - 9610 (source: NCBI BLink).); translation: MVVVFLSLIVVIWVASFFKIFFRATSISRATILDDGKKNVMFVIAHPDDESMFFSPTINYFTSTACNLHILCFSTGNADGMGSIRDQELHRACAVLKVPLQQLKILDHPNLQDGFGQLWSHDLLTEIIEEEVTNHYIHTIITFDNYGVWGHCNHRDVHRGVLKFLQTNSGRNVKAWELVSLNIFRKYCGPVDIWLSILSAKRHPSKVIIINKQPWKSFKAMAQHLSQWVWFRKLFVLFSSYTYVNTLDRINPESNELL
- a CDS encoding NEP-interacting protein, putative (DUF239) (Protein of Unknown Function (DUF239); INVOLVED IN: biological_process unknown; LOCATED IN: endomembrane system; EXPRESSED IN: 19 plant structures; EXPRESSED DURING: 14 growth stages; CONTAINS InterPro DOMAIN/s: Protein of unknown function DUF239, plant (InterPro:IPR004314); BEST Arabidopsis thaliana protein match is: Protein of Unknown Function (DUF239) (TAIR:AT2G38255.1); Has 682 Blast hits to 653 proteins in 27 species: Archae - 0; Bacteria - 11; Metazoa - 0; Fungi - 10; Plants - 661; Viruses - 0; Other Eukaryotes - 0 (source: NCBI BLink).), whose product is MSLHLVLCLFSYLLLTQVAEGNIDSILKDFDCVDIYKQPAFQHPLLKHHKIQEKFSSNEKLKRKDEYQPNEKYCPKGTVPILRQRNGTESFHPDTVEYPGQHFAVLENMLDGSIYRGADALISLHNLTLLNNQYSKDQIWLENGPRDQLNSIQFGLAVHPRLYGDSLTRFTIYWTGDGYKRTGCYNTKCPGFVIVSRVPLIGTIFADTSVYGGNETVYTNPKVFQDGFSGNWILRIFDRVVGYWPKELFTHLNKGASLVRFGGNTFPSPDGFSPPMGNGYFPSHDFYKSSHFSKVKVKNSNYETIDFEKQRTRRYADSYQFID
- a CDS encoding RNA-binding (RRM/RBD/RNP motifs) family protein (RNA-binding (RRM/RBD/RNP motifs) family protein; FUNCTIONS IN: nucleotide binding, nucleic acid binding; INVOLVED IN: biological_process unknown; EXPRESSED IN: 22 plant structures; EXPRESSED DURING: 13 growth stages; CONTAINS InterPro DOMAIN/s: RNA recognition motif, RNP-1 (InterPro:IPR000504), Nucleotide-binding, alpha-beta plait (InterPro:IPR012677); BEST Arabidopsis thaliana protein match is: RNA binding (RRM/RBD/RNP motifs) family protein (TAIR:AT5G06210.1); Has 12115 Blast hits to 12109 proteins in 1409 species: Archae - 61; Bacteria - 8502; Metazoa - 534; Fungi - 454; Plants - 424; Viruses - 1; Other Eukaryotes - 2139 (source: NCBI BLink).), producing the protein MLTQFLYRSFTPLLFSRSFSSTLFVKGISFSSTEETLTQAFSQYGQVLKVDVIMDKIRCRPKGFAYVTFSSKEEAEKALLELNAQLVDGRVVILDTTKAAKHNPPDTKPNHAGGDS